The following is a genomic window from Aeromonas sp. FDAARGOS 1405.
CGGTTTTGCGCACCCGGACGAAAATATGCTCCCCTTCCCCGCAGGGCTCGAAGCCGAGATCCTCATTGACCACGAAATCGGCGGCCTCGGCCTTGAGGATACCGCGGGCAGTGGGCACCCCGTGCAGATAGGCAAGTTGTTCCAGCATTATTGTTTCACCAGTAGGACGACGGCTTCGGTGGCGATCCCTTCCTTGCGCCCCGTAAACCCAAGCTGTTCGGTGGTGGTCGCCTTGACGTTCACCCGGTTCAAATCACATTGCAGGTCGGCGGCCAGCACGGCGCACATGGCGTCGATATGGGGGGCCATTTTGGGCGCTTGGGCGATGATGGTCACATCCAGGTTGCCGATGGCATACCCCGCCTTCTGTACCCGGGCAAACACATCCCGCAGCAGGATGCGGCTGTCGATCCCCTTGAACTCGGCAGCGGTATCGGGGAAGTGGCGACCGATGTCACCGGCACCAATGGCGCCCAACAGGGCATCGCTCACTGCGTGCAGCACCACATCGCCGTCGGAGTGGGCAATCAGCCCCTGCTCGTAGGGAACCGGCACGCCACCCAGCATGCAGGGGCCAACCCCGCCAAACTTGTGTACATCAAAACCATGACCAATGCGCATCATAAGAGACGACCTCCCGACATGCTGAAACCAACCCCATCAATCTTGTGCACGTCAAAACCATGACCAATGCGCATCATCAGCGGCCACCTCCCAACATGCTGAAACCAACCCCATCAATTTTGTGTACGTCCACACCATGTCCAATCCGGATCATGCTAACTCCTTGTTCGGGCCTGTTTGTTAGAGACACTCTGCTCTGAACGGTCTGTTCTGACTGAGGGGCTTATGCCTGCTGGCTTAAAAACAGCCCCGCCAGCGACAAGTCTTCTGGCCGGGTCACTTTGATATTGTCGGCGCGCCCTTCCACCATGCGCACCGCAAATCCTGCCCGCTCCATGGCGGAGGCCTCGTCGGTGATGGTGGCACCCAGCAGCAGTCCCTCCTCCAGCGCCCGCTTCAAGGCACGGGTCGGGAACATCTGCGGCGTCAGGGCATGCCAGAGCTGCTCGCGCTCGACGGTGGCGATGATATTGCCCTCCCCATCGGAGCGCTTCATGGTATCGCGCACCCGACTGCCGAGAATGGCGCCGCCACAGCCCATGGCCACGGCAATCAGCGCATCGAGATCGCCGTGAGTCAGACAGGGGCGGGCCGCATCGTGCACCAGCACCCACTCCCCTTGCGCCACATGGAGGCCATTGAGGACGGAAAAGGCGCGCTCGGCGCCTCCCTCTACCCGCACAATTCGCGGGTCGGCCGCCACGGGCAGGGCCTCGAACCAGCGGTCATGGGGTGCCAGCGCCACGATCACCTGGGCGATAGCCGGGTGGGAGAGCAGCCGCTCCAGGGTATGTTCGAGAATGGTTTTACCCGCCAGTTGCAGGTACTGCTTGGGGCAATCGGCCCCCATCCGGCTGCCGATACCGGCGGCAGGGACGATCGCCGTCAGGCCGGATACCCGGCTGGCATCAGTCATCGTAGGGCTCATCGTCCGGCGCTGTCTCTTTGTCTTTCTCTTTGGGGATGATCCGGTAGAAGGTCTCCCCCTGCTTGATGTAACCCAGATCGTTGCGCGACAACTCCTCGATGGCCTCGAGGCCAGAGGTGAGATCATCTATCTCGCGGTAAATGAGGTCGTTACGATCCTTGAGAGTCTGGTTGTCCCGCTGTTGCTGCGAGATGGCCTCCGACAGGTTCTGATAATCGGATAGCCCGTTCTTCCCCAGCCAGAGGTCATATTGCAGTCCCCCCAGCAGGAGGATCAGGATCAGGGTGAATAGCCGCATGCACTAGGTCTCCTTCAGGCGGCCTAGTGTCCCATATTCGGTGCCAAGACAAAAGAAAGCGAGCACCCGGGAGCCACTGGCCGAACATAAAAAAGTGCCCAAGAGTGAATCAGATAGCACAAAGCCCCGCCAAACCGGTGCAAGGATGGCCAACCAGGGCGCTCCTTGTCCGGGGGCGGGGCTCTCAATCAGAAAGCGGTAAGGGGGATCAGTTCACCGCGACCGGCTCTCCCGCGCTCTCGGCCGGGGTGTTGTACTCCTCCTCGGCATCGCGGAAACGCTCCAGCATCGCTTTTGAGGGCGCTTCGCCCAGCAGACTGCCCACCACGATGGCCAGCAGTGCGAACAGGAAGCCCGGAATGATCTCATACAGCCCCAGCCAGCCGAACTGCTTCCAGACGATGACTGTGATAGCACCGACCAGCATGCCGGCCAGCGCGCCGTTGCGGGTCATTCTCGGCCAGAGCACCGAGAGCAGCACCACGGGACCAAAGGCGGCACCGAAACCGGCCCAGGCGTAGCTCACCAGCCCCAGCACCCGGTTTTCCGGATTCATGGCAACGGCGATGGCAATCACGGCGATCAGCAGCACCATCAGGCGACCCACCCACACCAGCTCACGCTGGGAGGCATTCTTGCGCAGGAAGGGCTTGTAGAGATCCTCGGTAATGGCGCTGGAGCAGACCAGTAATTGACAACTTAGAGTGCTCATCACCGCCGCCAGAATAGCGGAGAGCAGCACACCGGCGATCCAGGGGTTGAACAGGATCTTGGAGAGCTCGATAAAGACCCGCTCCGGGTTGCCGGTCACTCCAGCCGCCACTTCCGGGAAGCGGGCGAAGTAGGCCAGCCCGAAGAAGCCGATGGCCACCGCGCCTGCGAGGCAGAACACCATCCAGGTCATGCTGATGCGACGGGCATTGGCCATGGAGTGGTGGGAGTCCGCCGCCATGAAACGGGCCAGAATGTGGGGCTGACCGAAGTAGCCAAGGCCCCAGGCCATCAGCGAGATGATGGCGATCACATCCAGATTCTTGAACATGTCGAGGTTGGTGGCGCTCTTGGCGGCCACCTCGATCATGGCGCTGTCTATCCCGCCGACGGCGATGATGACGAAGACCGGGGTCAGGATCAGGGCGAAGATCATCAGGGTCGCCTGCACCGTATCGGTCCAGCTCACCGCGAGGAAGCCGCCGAAGAAGGTGTAGGTGATGGTGGCGGCGGCACCTACCCAGAGGGCGGTGTTGTAATCCATGCCGAAGGTGCTCTCGAACAGACGGGCACCGGCCACCACGCCGGAGGCGCAATAGATGGTGAAGAAGAGCAGGATCACCAGCGCCGAGAGAATGCGCAGCACCTTGCTGTGATCTTCAAAGCGGTAGGTGAAATAGTCCGGCAGGGTCAGGGCATTGCGGTTCTTCTCGGTATGTACCCGCAGGCGACCCGCTACCCAGCGCCAGTTGAGGTAGGCGCCGATGACCAGACCGATAGCGATCCAGCTCTCGGAGATGCCACTGACGAAGACGGCGCCGGGCAGGCCCATCAGCAGCCAGCCGCTCATGTCGGAGGCGCCGGCGGAGAGAGCGGTCACCCAGCTCCCCATCCGGCGGCCGCCCAGAATGTAGTCATCAAAGTTGCGGGTGGCGCGATAGGCGACGAAGCCGATCAACACCATTCCGAGGATATACACCAGGAAGGTGATTAACATGGGTGTGCTAGCTGTCATGCGAAACTCCGTTTTGTGTCATTTTATGCCCGCTCTGGTGACGGGCTCATCCCTAAAAAACCGGCCTAGCTTAATCAGCCGTTCGCGCCAGCTCAACCACTTTTAACAAACACAAAACACAATAAAAACCTTTGCGCATCAAATCATCTGCCACATCAAGAGGATGGCGCCAGATTTCCTGCCGTGGCCGTGGCTGCCATATCGCCGCAACGGCGGCTATTGAGCGTTATGTTTTCACATTTTGTTACTATCCATTTTTTTACAAGCCAGCGCCCCGCTCCTACACTCCCCGCCCTGTCTCATCACACCAGTCAGAGGTCGGCACCATGTCATCTCATCTGTCACACCTGCGAACCCTCGCCCGCCGCCTTCATCCGGTGGAGGAGTCGGGTCATCTCATCCGACGGGCCAAGTATGTGGGGCGTCTCTGGCTCAATCCCGGCGCCCGCGCACTCTATCGCCAGCAGCAGGAGCAACCGCTGCTGGCGCAGGCGATCAGCCGCTTCCCCGATATTCTGGAAAAGCCGATCCACCCCTATCGCCACAAGGGGCTCCGCAAGCGCCTGCGAGCCGGGCTTATCAGCGGCCACTACCAGCAGCTGGCACGTCAGCTGCCCAAGGCGCAACAACTGGCAATCTACAGCGGGCGCGGCCTGCTGCTGGCCCAGTGGCAGAGCGACAAGCTGACGGCACCGCTGACCCTGCAACTGGATTACCAAACCCACATGGGCAAAGAGGGGGAGATGAGCCTGACCCTCAAGCTGGGTGACGCGGCGCTCTATTACATGGCCCTCAATCTGCGCCCCGCGCCGAACCCGACCCTCGAGATCTGCTCGCTGCAGGGCGGCAAGGGGCAGAGCGAGGAGATCAAGCAGGTCACCAAGGCGTGCGGCGGGCTGCGCCCCATGTCCCTGCTGGTCTATATGGCCGCCGAGCTGGCCCGGGGGCTGGCGTGCAAGAGCCTGCTCGGGATCCGCACCCAAAGCCACGTCTATCAGAGCAGCAAGCGCACCGCCGATCGGGTCAAGTTCGACCTCGACGGCTTGTGGCAGGAGCATCAGGGCAGCGTGCAGGATGAACTCTGGATGAGCCTGCCGCTGGAGGTGCCCCGCAAGACGCTGGAGGAGATCCCCTCCCGCAAGCGGGCCAGCTACAAGGCGCGCTACCAGCTGCTCGATCAGCTCGGCAGCGAGCTGCAGGCAAATCTGCTGCGAAGCTGAGTCAACGCAGCAGAAACAAAAAGGGCGAACAGCTTGCTGTTCGCCCTTTGTCGTGACGGGGATTTGCCGTTAGCGGTTGATCGCCATCGGCATGCCGTTGCGCTGCTCCAGCGCCTGCTTCACCAGTTGGGAGTCGCTGTCGGCGTGGGCAATGAAGCGGGTCACCGCCGGGGTCATCGGCAGCGGTGCCGGCAGCTTGGAGTTGAACTCCTCTTCGCTGCGCGACAGCGGCTGATGCACTTCCAGATAGCGGACACCGTTGGGCTCGAGAGAGGCCTTGATCGGCTGGTTGACGAACTGGACGCGAGTACCGACCGGTACCTGCTTGAACAGATAGGCGATGTCATCGTTGCGCAGGCGCACACAGCCGTGGCTCACCCGCAGGCCGATGCCGAAGTTGGCGTTGGTACCGTGAATGGCGTACATCTTGCCGATGTAGAGGGCGAACAGACCCATGGGGTTGTCCGGACCGGCCGGCCATACCGCAGGCAGGCTCTCGCCACGGGCGGCGTATTCGGCATGCATCTTGGCGGTCGGGGTCCAGGTCGGGCCCGCTTTCTTGCGCTGCACGCTGGTCACCCAGTTTTCCGGAGTATCGGTGCCGAGCTGGCCGATGCCGATGGGCAGCACTTCCACCACTTTTTTACCCTTGGGGTAGTAGTAGAGGCGCATCTCGGCCACGTTCAGCACGATCCCTTCACGGGGTGCATCCGGCAGGATCAGTTGCTGGGGGATCACCAGCTTCTCGCCGGTCTGTACCAGCAGGGGATCCGCATCGGGGTTGGCTTCGGTCATGTTGGTGAGCCCCAGCTGGAATTTGGCCGCAATGGCCTCCAGCGGCTGGCCGTTCTCTTCGGCCGGAACCACGTATTCCAGATTTTCCCCTACCAAACGGCTGTTGGCCGCAGGCAGAGCATATTCAACAGCGAAAACCGGCGCAGCGGTCAGCAGCAGGCTGTAGCAGAGTGTTGCCACACTATTGCGAAGGAGCTTCATAACTTTCCCATGATGATGACTTGAAGTGACGTCTCTGGGCTGGCAGCTGATCAAGAGGGGATCAGGGGCGCGAAGAGAAGGCCGCCATTTTTCTCCTCTGCACGGCAAATTTCAACTGACAAGTGGCGACGGGTCGATGATTAATATGCGGTTTTTTCCGCGTCCCCGACCCGCCCCATTTCCCTGTTTATCCCCGTTGCCAGGCACGCATGTCGTAACCTGTGGGAGATTGATGCAACCGCAGATGAAATTGCTCAATGATGGCGAAGATATGGTCGAAAATATCGGCCTGGATCCCTTCGTAATCGGCCCATGCCGTTGTCGCGGTAAAGCAGTAAATTTCCAGCGGCAGACCGTCTGACGTGGGTGCCAGCTGGCGCACCATCAGGGTCATGTCCTTGCGAATGCCGGGGTGGGCACGCAGGTAGGCATCCAGATAGGCGCGCAGGGTGCCGAGGTTGGTGAGGTGACGACCGTTGATGGGGCAGCTCAGGGCATCGCTCAGCTGCTGGTTGTAGGCACTCAGCTCCTGCTCCTTGCGGCTGAGATAGGGT
Proteins encoded in this region:
- the ispF gene encoding 2-C-methyl-D-erythritol 2,4-cyclodiphosphate synthase produces the protein MMRIGHGFDVHKFGGVGPCMLGGVPVPYEQGLIAHSDGDVVLHAVSDALLGAIGAGDIGRHFPDTAAEFKGIDSRILLRDVFARVQKAGYAIGNLDVTIIAQAPKMAPHIDAMCAVLAADLQCDLNRVNVKATTTEQLGFTGRKEGIATEAVVLLVKQ
- the ispD gene encoding 2-C-methyl-D-erythritol 4-phosphate cytidylyltransferase, which encodes MTDASRVSGLTAIVPAAGIGSRMGADCPKQYLQLAGKTILEHTLERLLSHPAIAQVIVALAPHDRWFEALPVAADPRIVRVEGGAERAFSVLNGLHVAQGEWVLVHDAARPCLTHGDLDALIAVAMGCGGAILGSRVRDTMKRSDGEGNIIATVEREQLWHALTPQMFPTRALKRALEEGLLLGATITDEASAMERAGFAVRMVEGRADNIKVTRPEDLSLAGLFLSQQA
- the ftsB gene encoding cell division protein FtsB, coding for MRLFTLILILLLGGLQYDLWLGKNGLSDYQNLSEAISQQQRDNQTLKDRNDLIYREIDDLTSGLEAIEELSRNDLGYIKQGETFYRIIPKEKDKETAPDDEPYDD
- the putP gene encoding sodium/proline symporter PutP, whose product is MTASTPMLITFLVYILGMVLIGFVAYRATRNFDDYILGGRRMGSWVTALSAGASDMSGWLLMGLPGAVFVSGISESWIAIGLVIGAYLNWRWVAGRLRVHTEKNRNALTLPDYFTYRFEDHSKVLRILSALVILLFFTIYCASGVVAGARLFESTFGMDYNTALWVGAAATITYTFFGGFLAVSWTDTVQATLMIFALILTPVFVIIAVGGIDSAMIEVAAKSATNLDMFKNLDVIAIISLMAWGLGYFGQPHILARFMAADSHHSMANARRISMTWMVFCLAGAVAIGFFGLAYFARFPEVAAGVTGNPERVFIELSKILFNPWIAGVLLSAILAAVMSTLSCQLLVCSSAITEDLYKPFLRKNASQRELVWVGRLMVLLIAVIAIAVAMNPENRVLGLVSYAWAGFGAAFGPVVLLSVLWPRMTRNGALAGMLVGAITVIVWKQFGWLGLYEIIPGFLFALLAIVVGSLLGEAPSKAMLERFRDAEEEYNTPAESAGEPVAVN
- a CDS encoding DUF535 family protein, encoding MSSHLSHLRTLARRLHPVEESGHLIRRAKYVGRLWLNPGARALYRQQQEQPLLAQAISRFPDILEKPIHPYRHKGLRKRLRAGLISGHYQQLARQLPKAQQLAIYSGRGLLLAQWQSDKLTAPLTLQLDYQTHMGKEGEMSLTLKLGDAALYYMALNLRPAPNPTLEICSLQGGKGQSEEIKQVTKACGGLRPMSLLVYMAAELARGLACKSLLGIRTQSHVYQSSKRTADRVKFDLDGLWQEHQGSVQDELWMSLPLEVPRKTLEEIPSRKRASYKARYQLLDQLGSELQANLLRS
- a CDS encoding L,D-transpeptidase family protein, which encodes MKLLRNSVATLCYSLLLTAAPVFAVEYALPAANSRLVGENLEYVVPAEENGQPLEAIAAKFQLGLTNMTEANPDADPLLVQTGEKLVIPQQLILPDAPREGIVLNVAEMRLYYYPKGKKVVEVLPIGIGQLGTDTPENWVTSVQRKKAGPTWTPTAKMHAEYAARGESLPAVWPAGPDNPMGLFALYIGKMYAIHGTNANFGIGLRVSHGCVRLRNDDIAYLFKQVPVGTRVQFVNQPIKASLEPNGVRYLEVHQPLSRSEEEFNSKLPAPLPMTPAVTRFIAHADSDSQLVKQALEQRNGMPMAINR